From one Pieris brassicae chromosome 5, ilPieBrab1.1, whole genome shotgun sequence genomic stretch:
- the LOC123709440 gene encoding glomulin-like isoform X1, with amino-acid sequence MDQNMDIVDLISSLLDAGKYKEVLTVPKEEKFAKIFRDNCWDLISIVVSKIQNDTITLKPSLYGTCEQLLSLIIESGHHEEALLEFIEQIEVAKNDAQFSIILNPLQQLLIKLSTKRGRTLECCLNSISTYIEAIPILDLNLEGKERLLMDSDPNVRRIIHVYSLLPPFYQPFINELKTDYNENTVHIIASFLISLLGKPFVFIDLDPEYNYNGQFRQCCSTIIEDICFLLKNILKLFPYLEDCYKESQKYQAKTRESINDDFEDPFKHKEKINLTTLSGLYYIIFSEDFEVPDFAVPHIYSNQYITHIILISVVHLLTFVECSPQTKALTLGTSILKRFPDNASHSMLTVPIHFKLCKLLINVSVYSNYDGNRKQAVKLLEIYVNKFNYKGRISILKYIIDNANHSGMIGYAITLYKNSLDQALKKIDIPECFTGAQLHFMIKKICYLPYGEESDLVELADQIISTLNFLRYIALKDVENKTGIKECFTFIETDYLHKLRTGLNMSKAHYEAKLKEIDDCMKVKNKNDEVQINIVGTMLDKIPTKNKKDIINSALNAFHLIEGLVGRLTECINLNKTQNNTQK; translated from the coding sequence atgGATCAAAATATGGATATTGTGGATCTTATATCATCACTGTTAGATGCTGGAAAATATAAAGAAGTTCTAACTGTACCTAAAGAAGAAAAGTTTGCTAAAATTTTTAGAGATAACTGTTGGGACCTCATATCCATTGTAGTCagcaaaattcaaaatgataCAATCACACTAAAGCCTTCTTTATATGGTACTTGTGAGCAGCTTCTTTCACTAATTATTGAAAGTGGACATCACGAGGAAGCATTGTTGGAATTCATTGAACAGATTGAAGTTGCTAAAAATGATGCacaatttagtataattttaaatccattACAACAGcttctaataaaattatctactaaaaGAGGAAGGACATTAGAATGTTGCCTTAACTCTATTAGTACTTACATAGAAGCTATTCCAATACTAGACCTTAATTTAGAAGGAAAAGAAAGATTGTTAATGGATAGTGATCCAAATGTAAGGAGGATAATTCATGTTTACTCCCTATTGCCTCCATTTTACCAgccttttattaatgaattaaaaactgACTATAATGAAAACACTGTTCATATAATAGCATCTTTTCTTATAAGCCTGCTCGGGAAACCATtcgtatttattgatttagatcctgaatataattacaatggACAGTTTCGACAATGCTGTTCCACTATTATAGAGGATATTTgctttctattaaaaaatattcttaaactaTTTCCTTATTTAGAAGATTGTTATAAAGAAAGCCAAAAATATCAGGCCAAAACAAGAGAATCTATTAATGATGATTTTGAGGATCCATTTAAACAtaaggaaaaaattaatttaacaacttTGTCTGGATTATACTATATCATATTTTCAGAAGATTTTGAAGTACCAGATTTTGCAGTACCTCATATTTActcaaatcaatatataacaCATATCATTCTAATAAGTGTTGTACACTTACTGACATTTGTTGAATGCAGCCCTCAAACAAAGGCACTAACACTTGGAACCAGTATTCTGAAAAGATTTCCAGACAATGCATCACACTCTATGCTAACTGTGCCTatccattttaaattatgtaaattattaataaatgtctcTGTATATTCTAATTATGATGGTAACCGGAAACAAGCTGTAAAATTGCTagaaatttatgttaataaatttaactataagggtagaatttcaattttaaaatatattattgacaATGCCAATCATTCTGGTATGATTGGATATGCTATAACTTTGTACAAAAATTCATTAGATCAGGccctaaaaaaaattgatatacCAGAATGTTTTACGGGTGCACAATTGCACTTTATGATTAAGAAAATATGCTATCTACCATATGGTGAAGAGTCTGATTTGGTTGAATTAGCCGATCAAATCATTAGTACATTGAATTTTTTGAGATATATTGCTTTAAAAGATGTAGAAAACAAAACAGGGATAAAGGAATGTTTCACTTTTATAGAAACAgactatttacataaattacgcACTGGTCTTAATATGTCTAAAGCACATTATGAAGCCAAATTGAAGGAAATTGACGATTGTATGAaagttaagaataaaaatgatgAAGTTCAAATTAACATTGTAGGAACAATGCTTGATAAAATTCCTACAAAGAACAAgaaagatattattaattctGCATTGAATGCTTTCCATTTGATAGAAGGTCTTGTTGGGCGTTTAACTGAATGTATTAACTtgaataaaacacaaaataatactcaaaaataa
- the LOC123709805 gene encoding coiled-coil domain-containing protein 93 isoform X2, with product MATKHKHIFTRSKPLMNIYSGLDNQGKEVEVREDAEQLVKWHEISDALVAAGYYRAQLQGLSAFDKIVGGLTWCIELCDIDIDINLLFEENLTIGKKIALTEKIVKVLPTMKCPFIIEPHQIQGLDFINIFPLVQWLIKYSSEFREAKEEELRMFAVMQYEKDHIFELDRKHYIQQEKIFKNLIMIQNLYKPCRVRKRKGGLPTNDLEQPDEGLEVLYDYEKTLADPSEITTETDKFIEHENTEKDVSDIKIHYAVLQSELTGDLPEELEENEKFKYSNDIEQLSKVIDTMENEVENVRKEHEERMDTAKKQYSTVLNKLQRLTRKLNKTDDFTDRKAKEFYKSLKEIARERNDLLKVIHHREQEHKKLQEELRIAQEPTAIIEEEPLTPVELKEFQEREKKLKDFISKTKAELGHLNRQVLRYSVAIDEVPGTAELLQYEKRFVELYNQVASKHKETKQHYIFYNTLYEVKLYTSKELSLLNSILDNYEEVMSSPRKRDEFMTQFESIVDWVNQTVRKVEYKYQTEKEQKAALHTEYSRLMEVQRQYAAALKKLASERHRIGSEEQ from the exons ATGGCTAcgaaacataaacatattttcacTCGGTCCAAACCTCTCATGAATATCTATAGTGGATTGGATAATCAAGGAAAAgag gtTGAAGTACGAGAGGATGCTGAACAACTTGTTAAATGGCATGAGATATCCGATGCTCTGGTTGCTGCTGGATATTACAGGGCCCAACTACAAGGGCTATCAGCTTTTGATAAAATTGTTGGTGGTTTGACTTGGTGTATAGAGTTATGTGATATAGATATTGACATCAATCTTCTATTTGAAGAAAACTTGActattggaaaaaaaat AGCCCTCACCGAGAAGATAGTCAAAGTATTGCCAACAATGAAGTGTCCTTTTATTATTGAACCTCATCAAATCCAGGGTTtagattttatcaatatttttccaCTTGTACAATGGCTTATTAAGTACTCAAGTGAATTTAGAGAGGCTAAAGAGGAAGAACTTCGTATGTTTGCAGTAATGCAATATGAAAAAGATCACATATTTGAATTGGATAGAAAACATTATATTcaacaagaaaaaatatttaaaaatctcatTATGATACAG AATCTCTATAAACCATGTAGAGTGCGTAAAAGAAAAGGAGGTCTTCCAACAAATGATCTAGAGCAG CCTGATGAAGGACTTGAAGTACTg TATGATTATGAAAAAACACTTGCTGATCCATCAGAAATTACAACAGAA acAGACAAATTCATAGAACATGAAAACACAGAAAAAGATGTTTcagatattaaaattcattatgCAGTTTTGCAATCGGAGTTAACTGGTGATCTTCCTGAGGAATtagaagaaaatgaaaaatttaaatattctaatgaTATTGAACAACTGTCAAAAGTTATAGATACTATGGAAAATGAAGTAGAAAATGTGAGAAAGGAACATGAAGAGAGAATGGATACGgctaaaaaacaatattccaCAGTACTGAATAAATTACAAAGACTCACTCggaagttaaataaaacagatgaTTTTAC TGATAGAAAGGCCAAGGAATTTTACAAATCCCTAAAAGAAATAGCAAGAGAAAGAAATGACCTTTTAAAGGTCATCCATCACAGAGAACAGGAACATAAGAAGCTTCAGGAAGAATTAAG aattgccCAAGAACCTACAGCCATAATAGAAGAAGAGCCTCTAACTCCAGTAGAACTGAAAGAGTTCCAAGAAagagaaaagaagttaaaagACTTTATTAGTAAGACGAAAGCGGAATTGGGACATTTGAACCGTCAAGTTTTAAGGTATTCTGTGGCGATTGACGAAGTGCCAGGAACGGCTGAGTTATTGCAGTACGAGAAACGTTTCGTAGAATTGTATAATCAAG ttgCATCGAAacataaagaaacaaaacagcattatattttttacaacacCCTttatgaagtgaaactttataCATCGAAGGAGTTGAGTCTACTTAATTCAATATTGGATAATTATGAAGA GGTAATGTCATCACCAAGAAAACGTGACGAATTTATGACTCAATTCGAATCAATAGTAGACTGGGTTAACCAAACCGTCCGTAAAGTCGAATACAAGTATCAAACAGAGAAAGAACAAAAGGCAGCCCTTCACACCGAATATTCAAGGTTGATGGAGGTACAACGACAGTATGCGGCCGCCTTAAAGAAATTGGCATCGGAGCGACATCGAATCGGTTCGGAGGAACAGTAA
- the LOC123709441 gene encoding uncharacterized protein LOC123709441 — MNKNYERCTHCNRRKWLTTGCLRKWLKPMECKHLQRTIESKRDLNETDIVRCVFLSERTSPVKTNKFVKFWKNKLFITGSVRSLQRYFGNKNNANEYLCKPVETSSSSERLMFAAKPEIKREIDLHKQMIKCQHSDDHSVLRGHHQHISLESCAIYCQLSKHGWYWGGITSSEAEVLLAGQHDNVFLVRDSYDSRHILCVSFRCVGRTLHARLRHADGLFSLNNETFVPANRISEHCATVDVKSNLFEMPVKLARPLNRFAKLDSLQKICRFVIRQTVSEQLWDNLPLPPNLITYISLGSDYITPT, encoded by the exons atgaataaaaattacgaaCGGTGTACACATTGCAATAGACGTAAATGGCTTACAACAGGTTGTCTTCGTAAATGGTTGAAACCAATGGAATGTAAACATCTACAGAGAACAATTGAAAGCAAAAGAGATTTAAATGAGACTGACATAGTTAGATGTGTGTTTTTATCCGAGAGGACGAGTCCAGTGAAGACTAATaagtttgtaaaattttgGAAGAACAAACTTTTCATTACTGGTAGTGTTAGGTCTTTACAGAGGTATTttggaaacaaaaataatgccAACGAGTACTTGTGCAAACCTGTTGAAACCTCTTCATCTAGTGAGCGACTTATGTTTGCTGCTAAGCCGGAAATTAAAAGAGAAATTGATCTACACAAACAAATGATCAAATGTCAACATTCAGATGATCACTCAGTTTTAAGGGGACATCATCAGCACATTTCACTCGAAAGCTGTGCTATTTATTGCCAATTATCAAA GCATGGTTGGTATTGGGGTGGAATCACATCTAGTGAAGCTGAGGTGCTCCTTGCAGGCCAGCATGATAATGTATTTCTAGTAAGGGACTCTTATGACTCACGCCATATACTCTGTGTGTCTTTTCGATGTGTGGGACGGACTTTACATGCTCGTCTACGCCATGCAGATGGTCTCTTTTCCTTAAATAATGAGACATTTGTACCAGCAAACAGAATATCTGAACATTGTGCAACTGTAGATGTTAAATCAAATCTCTTTGAAATGCCAGTGAAATTAGCCAGACCATTAAACAG GTTTGCCAAATTAGATTCTCTACAAAAAATTTGCAGATTTGTAATTCGCCAAACAGTTTCAGAACAATTATGGGATAATTTACCTTTACCACCTAATCTTATTACATATATCTCTCTTGGTAGTGATTATATTACACCAACATAA
- the LOC123709805 gene encoding coiled-coil domain-containing protein 93 isoform X1: MATKHKHIFTRSKPLMNIYSGLDNQGKEVEVREDAEQLVKWHEISDALVAAGYYRAQLQGLSAFDKIVGGLTWCIELCDIDIDINLLFEENLTIGKKIALTEKIVKVLPTMKCPFIIEPHQIQGLDFINIFPLVQWLIKYSSEFREAKEEELRMFAVMQYEKDHIFELDRKHYIQQEKIFKNLIMIQNLYKPCRVRKRKGGLPTNDLEQVNAVLSEYDQRILMHISNNKTDSQPDEGLEVLYDYEKTLADPSEITTETDKFIEHENTEKDVSDIKIHYAVLQSELTGDLPEELEENEKFKYSNDIEQLSKVIDTMENEVENVRKEHEERMDTAKKQYSTVLNKLQRLTRKLNKTDDFTDRKAKEFYKSLKEIARERNDLLKVIHHREQEHKKLQEELRIAQEPTAIIEEEPLTPVELKEFQEREKKLKDFISKTKAELGHLNRQVLRYSVAIDEVPGTAELLQYEKRFVELYNQVASKHKETKQHYIFYNTLYEVKLYTSKELSLLNSILDNYEEVMSSPRKRDEFMTQFESIVDWVNQTVRKVEYKYQTEKEQKAALHTEYSRLMEVQRQYAAALKKLASERHRIGSEEQ; this comes from the exons ATGGCTAcgaaacataaacatattttcacTCGGTCCAAACCTCTCATGAATATCTATAGTGGATTGGATAATCAAGGAAAAgag gtTGAAGTACGAGAGGATGCTGAACAACTTGTTAAATGGCATGAGATATCCGATGCTCTGGTTGCTGCTGGATATTACAGGGCCCAACTACAAGGGCTATCAGCTTTTGATAAAATTGTTGGTGGTTTGACTTGGTGTATAGAGTTATGTGATATAGATATTGACATCAATCTTCTATTTGAAGAAAACTTGActattggaaaaaaaat AGCCCTCACCGAGAAGATAGTCAAAGTATTGCCAACAATGAAGTGTCCTTTTATTATTGAACCTCATCAAATCCAGGGTTtagattttatcaatatttttccaCTTGTACAATGGCTTATTAAGTACTCAAGTGAATTTAGAGAGGCTAAAGAGGAAGAACTTCGTATGTTTGCAGTAATGCAATATGAAAAAGATCACATATTTGAATTGGATAGAAAACATTATATTcaacaagaaaaaatatttaaaaatctcatTATGATACAG AATCTCTATAAACCATGTAGAGTGCGTAAAAGAAAAGGAGGTCTTCCAACAAATGATCTAGAGCAGGTAAATGCAGTGCTATCTGAGTATGATCAGCGTATTTTAATGCATATCTCTAATAACAAAACTGATTCACAGCCTGATGAAGGACTTGAAGTACTg TATGATTATGAAAAAACACTTGCTGATCCATCAGAAATTACAACAGAA acAGACAAATTCATAGAACATGAAAACACAGAAAAAGATGTTTcagatattaaaattcattatgCAGTTTTGCAATCGGAGTTAACTGGTGATCTTCCTGAGGAATtagaagaaaatgaaaaatttaaatattctaatgaTATTGAACAACTGTCAAAAGTTATAGATACTATGGAAAATGAAGTAGAAAATGTGAGAAAGGAACATGAAGAGAGAATGGATACGgctaaaaaacaatattccaCAGTACTGAATAAATTACAAAGACTCACTCggaagttaaataaaacagatgaTTTTAC TGATAGAAAGGCCAAGGAATTTTACAAATCCCTAAAAGAAATAGCAAGAGAAAGAAATGACCTTTTAAAGGTCATCCATCACAGAGAACAGGAACATAAGAAGCTTCAGGAAGAATTAAG aattgccCAAGAACCTACAGCCATAATAGAAGAAGAGCCTCTAACTCCAGTAGAACTGAAAGAGTTCCAAGAAagagaaaagaagttaaaagACTTTATTAGTAAGACGAAAGCGGAATTGGGACATTTGAACCGTCAAGTTTTAAGGTATTCTGTGGCGATTGACGAAGTGCCAGGAACGGCTGAGTTATTGCAGTACGAGAAACGTTTCGTAGAATTGTATAATCAAG ttgCATCGAAacataaagaaacaaaacagcattatattttttacaacacCCTttatgaagtgaaactttataCATCGAAGGAGTTGAGTCTACTTAATTCAATATTGGATAATTATGAAGA GGTAATGTCATCACCAAGAAAACGTGACGAATTTATGACTCAATTCGAATCAATAGTAGACTGGGTTAACCAAACCGTCCGTAAAGTCGAATACAAGTATCAAACAGAGAAAGAACAAAAGGCAGCCCTTCACACCGAATATTCAAGGTTGATGGAGGTACAACGACAGTATGCGGCCGCCTTAAAGAAATTGGCATCGGAGCGACATCGAATCGGTTCGGAGGAACAGTAA
- the LOC123709440 gene encoding ubiquinone biosynthesis protein COQ9, mitochondrial-like isoform X2 gives MNITKFPRLFCSIRNGHRCLKQRIVLAPIIGTPNNLRHYCQIAEKKDKVIPITKTNNEEHQYEDDIKNKILAKSLEFVSKSGWSVEALAAGAEAVGYPGITHGLFPNGGGDLVHYFNVKCNDELVQQMKTWAKDVIKDSKIPVQKVENAIMIRLSMIDPYKNTWPKAMAIQTLPNNVQNCLATLLSLVDDICYHTGDRSVDFNWYIRRVGLAGIYKASELFYLTDKSEENNSTRTFVKSRIRDAELIQTALNMNPVAVAPQSLTAAFVTAKNMLGINTLK, from the exons ATGAACATCACTAAATTTCCAAGGCTATTTTGCT CTATAAGAAATGGTCATAGATGTTTAAAGCAGCGTATTGTATTAGCACCAATTATTGGGACACCAAATAATCTAAGGCACTATTGTCAGATTGCTGAAAAAAAAGATAAGGTCATtccaataacaaaaacaaacaatgaaGAACATCAATATGAAGATGATATTAAGAACAAAATACTAGCTAAATCATTAGAATTTGTTTCAAAATCTGGATGGTCTGTTGAGGCTTTGGCAGCTGGAGCAGAAGCTGTAGGATACCCAGGCATCACACATGGCTTATTTCCAAATGGAGGAGGGGATcttgtacattattttaatgtaaaatgtaatgaTGAACTAGTTCAGCAAATGAAGACA TGGGCCAAAGATGTTATAAAGGATTCTAAAATACCAGTTCAGAAAGTGGAGAATGCCATTATGATTCGACTATCAATGATAGATCCTTACAA gaATACATGGCCCAAAGCTATGGCTATACAAACACTACCTAATAATGTTCAAAATTGCTTAGCAACATTGCTCTCATTAGTAGATGATATTTGTTATCATACAGGAGATCGTAGTGTAGAC TTTAACTGGTATATACGCAGAGTGGGTTTGGCTGGCATATACAAGGCATCTGAACTTTTCTATCTTACTGATAAAAGTGAAGAAAATAATTCCACAAGAACTTTTGTTAAATCTAGAATAAGAGATGCAGAATTAATTCAAACTGCACTTAATATGAATCCTGTTGCAGTGGCGCCTCAATCGTTAACAGCTGCTTTTGTAACG gcTAAAAACATGCTGGGTATCAACACACTTAAGTGA